A DNA window from Mycolicibacter hiberniae contains the following coding sequences:
- the rsmH gene encoding 16S rRNA (cytosine(1402)-N(4))-methyltransferase RsmH has product MHARASWPLSEPTLTYFPNVRFAPSGRDLEARAADRAFHGAQRGGAAVAEQGEFGHVPVLLERSVQLLAPALTRQSADGDGATLVDATLGAGGHTERFLTEFPGLRVIGLDRDTTALSIAGARLARFSDRLTMVHTRYDGIAAALAESGLAPTGSVDAVLFDLGVSSMQLDRAERGFSYAQDAPLDMRMDPDGELTAADIVNTYDAAALTDILRRYGEERFAARIASHIVRRRAQTPFTSTGQLTELLYEAIPAPARRTGGHPAKRTFQALRIAVNGELDSLRAALPAALDALTVGGRVAVMAYQSLEDRIVKQLFAAATASRTPVGLPVELPGDEPKFISLTRGAERAEADEVERNPRAGSVRLRAVERVQAGPIVASRGK; this is encoded by the coding sequence GTGCACGCCCGTGCCTCGTGGCCTCTGTCCGAACCGACCCTGACGTACTTCCCCAACGTCAGGTTCGCGCCGTCGGGCAGGGACCTCGAGGCAAGGGCTGCCGACCGCGCATTTCACGGGGCGCAACGGGGAGGTGCTGCTGTGGCCGAGCAGGGCGAATTCGGACACGTGCCGGTTCTGCTGGAGCGCAGCGTGCAGCTGCTGGCGCCGGCCTTGACCAGGCAGTCGGCCGACGGCGACGGCGCCACCCTGGTCGACGCCACGCTGGGAGCCGGCGGGCACACCGAGCGGTTTCTCACCGAGTTCCCCGGCCTGCGCGTCATCGGGCTCGACCGTGACACCACCGCACTGTCCATCGCGGGCGCGCGGCTGGCCAGGTTCTCCGATCGCCTCACCATGGTGCACACCCGCTACGACGGAATCGCCGCCGCGCTGGCCGAATCGGGACTGGCCCCCACCGGATCGGTGGACGCGGTGTTGTTCGACCTCGGGGTGTCCTCGATGCAGCTCGACCGGGCGGAGCGCGGATTCTCCTACGCCCAGGACGCGCCGTTGGACATGCGGATGGACCCGGACGGCGAACTGACCGCCGCCGACATCGTGAACACCTATGACGCCGCGGCGCTCACCGACATTCTGCGCCGCTACGGCGAGGAGCGGTTTGCGGCGCGGATCGCCTCCCACATCGTGCGTCGCCGGGCCCAGACGCCGTTCACCTCGACCGGGCAGCTGACGGAGCTGCTCTACGAGGCGATCCCGGCACCGGCGCGGCGAACCGGCGGGCATCCGGCCAAGCGCACGTTTCAGGCGTTGCGGATCGCGGTCAACGGCGAGTTGGACTCGCTGCGGGCCGCGCTGCCGGCGGCGCTGGACGCGCTGACGGTGGGGGGACGGGTGGCGGTGATGGCCTACCAGTCGTTGGAGGACCGCATCGTCAAACAGCTGTTCGCCGCGGCGACGGCGTCGCGCACGCCGGTCGGTCTGCCGGTCGAATTGCCGGGTGACGAACCGAAATTCATCAGTCTGACCAGAGGTGCCGAGCGGGCTGAGGCCGATGAGGTCGAGCGCAACCCGCGAGCGGGGTCGGTGCGGCTACGTGCCGTCGAGCGCGTGCAGGCCGGGCCGATCGTGGCATCGAGGGGGAAGTGA
- the mraY gene encoding phospho-N-acetylmuramoyl-pentapeptide-transferase: MIMILIAAGVALLVAILLTPVLIRVFTKQGFGQEIREDGPASHHSKRGTPSMGGVAIVAGIWAGYLTAELAGLVFYGTGPTASGLLVLGLATALGGVGFVDDMIKIRRSRNLGLNKTAKTIGQVTAATLFGLLVLCFRNSSGLTPGSLQLSYVRDIATVTLPPALFVLFVIVIVSAWSNAVNFTDGLDGLAAGSMAMVSAAYVLITVMQHRNACAIAPGLGCYNVRDPLDLALIAAATAGACIGFLWWNAAPAKIFMGDTGSLALGGVIAGMSITTRTEILAVVLGGLFVAEITSVVIQIVAFRSTGRRVFRMAPFHHHFELAGWAETTVIIRFWLLTAIACGLGVSMFYGEWFTVVGG; encoded by the coding sequence ATGATCATGATCCTGATCGCGGCCGGTGTCGCGCTGCTGGTCGCGATCCTGCTGACCCCGGTGCTGATCCGGGTGTTCACCAAGCAGGGATTCGGTCAGGAGATCCGCGAGGACGGCCCGGCCAGCCACCACAGTAAGCGCGGGACTCCGTCGATGGGCGGTGTGGCCATCGTGGCGGGGATCTGGGCGGGCTACCTGACCGCCGAACTGGCCGGCCTGGTGTTCTACGGCACCGGGCCGACGGCCTCAGGGCTGCTGGTGCTCGGGCTGGCGACCGCGCTGGGCGGAGTCGGCTTCGTCGACGACATGATCAAGATCCGCCGCTCCCGCAACCTCGGGTTGAATAAGACCGCCAAGACCATCGGGCAGGTCACCGCGGCCACGCTGTTCGGTCTGCTGGTGCTGTGCTTCCGCAACAGCTCCGGGCTGACCCCGGGCAGTCTGCAACTGTCCTATGTCCGCGACATCGCCACGGTCACATTGCCCCCCGCATTGTTCGTGCTGTTCGTCATCGTGATCGTCAGCGCCTGGTCGAACGCGGTCAACTTCACCGACGGCCTGGACGGGCTGGCCGCCGGATCGATGGCGATGGTCAGCGCCGCCTATGTGTTGATCACCGTCATGCAGCACCGCAACGCCTGTGCGATCGCGCCCGGCCTGGGCTGCTACAACGTGCGCGACCCGCTGGACCTGGCGCTGATCGCCGCCGCCACCGCGGGTGCCTGCATCGGCTTCCTGTGGTGGAACGCCGCGCCGGCGAAGATCTTCATGGGCGACACCGGGTCGCTGGCGCTGGGCGGGGTGATCGCCGGCATGTCGATCACCACCCGCACCGAGATCCTGGCGGTGGTGCTCGGCGGGCTGTTCGTCGCCGAGATCACCTCGGTGGTCATCCAGATCGTGGCGTTTCGCAGCACCGGCCGCCGGGTGTTCCGGATGGCCCCGTTCCATCACCACTTTGAGCTGGCCGGCTGGGCCGAGACCACCGTGATCATCCGGTTCTGGCTGCTCACCGCCATTGCCTGCGGCTTGGGCGTCTCCATGTTCTATGGCGAGTGGTTCACCGTCGTAGGTGGCTGA
- a CDS encoding UDP-N-acetylmuramoyl-L-alanyl-D-glutamate--2,6-diaminopimelate ligase, producing the protein MVPALRPDAGAGSSLRALAAQIGAVAVTGDVVPELPITGLTLRAQGVRPGDLFAALPGASTHGARFAPDALARGAVAVLSDGAGAALIAEHAVASGVPVLVHPAPRAVLGELAAQVYGHPCERVTVIGITGTSGKTTTTYLVEAGLRAAGRIAGLIGTVGVRIDGADLPSALTTPEAPALQALLAAMAQRGVDTAVMEVSSHALTLGRVDGTRFAVGAFTNLSRDHLDFHPSMADYFEAKARLFDPASPLHAARSVVCVDDDAGAAMAARANAPVTVSATGRPADWSVEQVRSGGSRGREFVAVDPAGVHHRIGIGLPGDYNIANTLVALAVLDAVGVSPEQAAPGLRAARVPGRMEPIDRGQDFLALVDYAHKPGALAAVLATLRHELRDTSGRLAVVFGAGGDRDAGKRAPMGRIAADTADLVVVTDDNPRGEDPGEIRRAVLAGAAQGSAEVVEIGDRRAAIEHAVAWARPGDVVLVAGKGHETGQTAGGHTATFDDRVELAQALEAREQHR; encoded by the coding sequence CTGGTGCCTGCTCTGCGCCCCGATGCCGGTGCCGGCTCATCGCTGCGCGCACTCGCCGCCCAGATCGGGGCGGTCGCGGTCACCGGCGACGTGGTGCCGGAGCTGCCGATCACCGGGCTGACCCTGCGCGCCCAGGGCGTCCGGCCCGGCGACCTGTTCGCAGCGCTCCCGGGCGCGAGCACCCACGGTGCGCGGTTTGCGCCCGACGCGCTCGCGCGGGGTGCGGTGGCGGTGCTCTCCGACGGGGCCGGGGCCGCCCTGATCGCCGAGCACGCTGTTGCGTCCGGGGTCCCGGTGTTGGTGCATCCGGCGCCTCGTGCCGTGCTCGGCGAGCTGGCGGCGCAGGTCTACGGGCATCCCTGCGAGCGGGTCACCGTCATCGGCATCACCGGGACATCGGGCAAGACCACCACCACCTATCTGGTGGAAGCCGGACTGCGGGCCGCGGGCCGCATCGCCGGTCTGATCGGCACGGTCGGTGTCCGCATCGACGGCGCCGACCTGCCCAGCGCCCTGACCACCCCCGAGGCGCCCGCGCTGCAGGCCCTGCTGGCCGCGATGGCCCAGCGCGGCGTGGACACCGCCGTCATGGAGGTCTCCAGCCATGCCCTGACGTTGGGCCGGGTCGACGGCACCCGTTTCGCGGTGGGCGCCTTCACCAATCTGTCGCGTGATCATCTGGACTTCCACCCGAGCATGGCGGACTACTTCGAGGCCAAGGCCCGGCTGTTCGACCCGGCGTCGCCCCTGCATGCCGCCCGGTCGGTGGTCTGCGTGGACGACGACGCCGGCGCGGCGATGGCGGCACGCGCGAACGCGCCGGTCACCGTCAGCGCCACGGGCCGTCCGGCGGACTGGAGTGTGGAGCAGGTGCGTTCCGGCGGATCGCGCGGGCGCGAGTTCGTGGCCGTCGATCCCGCCGGGGTGCACCATCGGATCGGCATCGGATTGCCCGGGGACTACAACATCGCCAACACCCTTGTGGCACTGGCTGTTCTCGACGCGGTGGGGGTGTCGCCGGAACAGGCCGCGCCCGGTCTGCGGGCCGCGCGGGTGCCGGGACGCATGGAGCCCATCGACCGGGGCCAGGACTTTTTGGCGCTGGTCGACTACGCGCACAAACCCGGGGCGCTGGCGGCGGTGCTGGCGACGCTGCGCCACGAGCTGCGCGACACCTCCGGACGGCTGGCCGTGGTGTTCGGCGCGGGCGGCGACCGCGACGCCGGCAAACGAGCGCCGATGGGCCGCATCGCCGCAGACACCGCCGATCTGGTGGTCGTCACCGACGACAATCCGCGCGGGGAGGATCCCGGCGAGATCCGGCGCGCGGTTCTGGCCGGGGCCGCGCAGGGCAGCGCCGAGGTGGTCGAGATCGGCGACCGGCGGGCGGCGATCGAGCACGCGGTGGCGTGGGCGCGGCCCGGCGACGTGGTGCTGGTCGCGGGCAAGGGACACGAGACCGGGCAGACCGCCGGCGGGCACACCGCAACGTTCGACGACCGCGTGGAGCTGGCCCAGGCGCTGGAAGCGCGCGAGCAGCACCGATGA
- a CDS encoding peptidoglycan D,D-transpeptidase FtsI family protein, producing the protein MRRAARGSGPTRRDEGPAAAGKRKTRRAATAKAGKAAKAGKETKVAPATEHSARERRTRPVAELGVRSASFVFRHRVGNAVIFLVLALSAAQLFSLQVPRASGLRAEAAGQLKVTDVQQALRGDIIDRTGDKLAFTIEARALSFQPAKIRKQLAEAKKKDPSAPDPELRLQEIAKEVSQRLGNKPDAAALLKKLRSDETFVYLARAVDPAVAEVITEKCPEVGSERQDLRQYPGGSLAANIIGGIDWDGHGLLGLEDSMDAVLAGTDGSITYDRGSDGVVIPGSYRNRHRAVNGSTVQLTIDDDIQFYVQQQVQQAKNLSGAHDVTAVVLDAHSGEVLAMAGDNTFDPSQDIGRQEDRELGNRAVSSPFEPGSVNKIVTAASVLEYGLGHPDEVLQVPGSINIADVTVRDAWEHGVVPYTMTGIFGKSSNVGTLMLAQRVGPERWFDMVEKFGLGQRTGVALPGESAGLVPPVDQWSGSSFANLPIGQGLSMTLLQMAGMYQAIANDGLRIPPRIIKATIGPDGARAEEPRPEGIRVVSEQTAATVRNMLRSVVQRDPTGVQQGTGWQAAVDGYQIAGKTGTAQQINPACGCYYDDVYWITFAGIAPADNPRYVIGLMMNNPHRAADGSPGTSAAPLFHNIAGWLLQRHNVPLSPDPGPPLVLQAM; encoded by the coding sequence ATGAGACGGGCCGCGCGGGGGAGCGGCCCGACACGTCGTGACGAAGGTCCGGCCGCGGCCGGCAAGCGAAAAACCCGCCGCGCGGCCACCGCCAAAGCAGGCAAGGCCGCCAAGGCCGGCAAGGAGACGAAAGTGGCTCCGGCGACCGAGCATTCGGCTCGCGAACGCCGGACCCGCCCGGTCGCCGAACTGGGCGTGCGCAGTGCGTCGTTCGTCTTCCGGCACCGCGTCGGCAACGCGGTCATCTTCCTGGTGCTGGCGTTGTCGGCGGCCCAGCTGTTCTCCCTGCAGGTTCCTCGTGCCTCCGGGCTGCGGGCCGAGGCCGCCGGGCAACTCAAGGTCACCGACGTTCAGCAGGCGTTGCGCGGCGACATCATCGACCGCACCGGGGACAAGCTCGCGTTCACCATCGAGGCCCGCGCGTTGTCCTTCCAGCCGGCCAAGATCCGCAAGCAACTCGCCGAAGCCAAGAAGAAGGACCCGTCGGCCCCCGATCCCGAGCTGCGGCTGCAGGAGATCGCCAAAGAGGTCTCCCAGCGACTCGGCAACAAGCCCGACGCCGCCGCGTTGCTCAAGAAGCTGCGCAGCGACGAGACCTTCGTGTACCTGGCTCGGGCCGTCGACCCCGCGGTGGCCGAGGTGATCACCGAGAAATGCCCCGAGGTCGGCAGCGAGCGCCAGGATCTGCGGCAGTATCCGGGCGGTTCGCTGGCGGCCAACATCATCGGCGGCATCGACTGGGACGGCCACGGCCTGCTGGGCCTGGAGGACTCGATGGACGCCGTGCTGGCCGGCACCGACGGGTCGATCACCTACGACCGGGGTTCGGACGGTGTGGTGATCCCGGGCAGTTACCGCAACCGCCATCGGGCGGTCAACGGGTCGACGGTCCAGCTCACCATCGACGACGACATCCAGTTCTACGTCCAGCAGCAGGTGCAGCAGGCCAAGAACCTCTCCGGCGCCCACGACGTCACGGCGGTGGTGCTCGACGCGCACTCCGGTGAGGTGCTGGCCATGGCCGGCGACAACACCTTCGACCCGTCCCAAGACATCGGGCGCCAGGAGGATCGCGAACTCGGCAACCGGGCGGTGTCGTCGCCGTTCGAGCCGGGCTCGGTCAACAAGATCGTCACGGCCGCCTCGGTCCTCGAATACGGGCTCGGTCACCCCGACGAGGTCCTGCAGGTACCCGGCTCGATCAACATCGCCGACGTCACCGTCCGGGATGCCTGGGAACACGGCGTCGTGCCCTACACCATGACCGGAATCTTCGGGAAGTCCTCCAACGTCGGCACTCTGATGCTGGCGCAACGGGTGGGCCCCGAGCGCTGGTTCGACATGGTGGAGAAGTTCGGCCTGGGTCAGCGCACCGGGGTGGCCCTGCCCGGTGAGAGCGCCGGTCTGGTCCCGCCGGTGGACCAATGGTCGGGCAGCTCCTTTGCCAACCTGCCGATCGGCCAGGGTCTGTCGATGACGCTGCTGCAGATGGCCGGGATGTACCAGGCGATCGCCAACGACGGCCTGCGCATCCCGCCACGCATCATCAAGGCCACCATCGGCCCCGACGGCGCGCGCGCCGAAGAGCCGCGGCCCGAGGGCATCCGGGTGGTCTCGGAGCAGACCGCGGCGACGGTGCGCAACATGCTGCGCTCGGTGGTGCAGCGCGATCCCACCGGCGTGCAGCAGGGCACCGGTTGGCAGGCCGCGGTCGACGGCTATCAGATCGCCGGAAAGACCGGTACCGCACAGCAGATCAACCCGGCCTGCGGCTGCTACTACGACGACGTCTACTGGATCACCTTTGCCGGGATAGCCCCGGCGGACAATCCGCGCTACGTCATCGGGCTGATGATGAACAACCCCCACCGTGCCGCGGACGGCTCGCCCGGCACCTCGGCGGCGCCGCTGTTCCACAACATCGCCGGCTGGCTGCTGCAGCGCCACAACGTCCCGCTGTCGCCCGATCCCGGCCCGCCCCTGGTCCTGCAGGCGATGTAG
- the murD gene encoding UDP-N-acetylmuramoyl-L-alanine--D-glutamate ligase: protein MTGRAVLTALAPLGLELTLCDDNVAALGDHQVSGCSPAAAAAQIGDYALVVTSPGFDPATPLLAAAVAAGVPIWGDVELAWRLDAAGRYGPPRRWLVVTGTNGKTTTTSMLYAMLTAAGMPAQLCGNIGNPVLDVLSSAPERADEVLAVELSSFQLHWAPSLRPEAGVVLNIAEDHLDWHGSMAAYTAAKARALSGRVAVAGMDDARAAAVLQTSEAPVKVGFRLGEPASGELGVRDGMLVDRAFAAGDVVLAPVATLPVSGPVGILDALAAAALARSVGVPPQAIADALASFQVGRHRAELVVVDGGVRYVDDSKATNPHAAEASVLAHPRVVWVAGGLLKGAAIEPTVARIADRLAGAILIGRDRAEVAKALSRHAPDVPVVHVVTGEDGGMADAAVSPVTRVVQVADGLQESLGSRVMTAVVAAARGLARPGDTVLLAPAGASFDQFAGYGARGDAFAAAARAAAGSV from the coding sequence GTGACCGGCCGGGCAGTCCTGACCGCGTTGGCGCCTTTGGGTCTGGAGCTGACCCTGTGCGACGACAACGTCGCCGCGCTGGGCGACCACCAGGTCAGCGGCTGCAGCCCGGCGGCGGCTGCGGCGCAGATCGGCGACTATGCGCTGGTGGTCACCAGCCCCGGATTCGACCCGGCCACTCCGCTGCTCGCCGCCGCCGTGGCAGCCGGGGTGCCGATCTGGGGGGACGTGGAGCTGGCGTGGCGACTCGACGCCGCCGGCCGTTACGGGCCGCCGCGGCGCTGGCTGGTGGTCACGGGCACCAACGGCAAAACCACCACCACCTCGATGCTGTACGCCATGTTGACTGCCGCGGGCATGCCTGCTCAGTTGTGCGGCAACATCGGCAACCCGGTCCTGGACGTCTTGTCGTCGGCACCCGAGCGCGCGGATGAGGTGCTGGCTGTCGAGCTGTCCAGTTTCCAGCTGCACTGGGCCCCGTCGCTGCGTCCAGAGGCGGGTGTGGTGCTCAACATCGCCGAGGACCACCTGGACTGGCACGGCAGCATGGCCGCCTACACCGCTGCCAAGGCGCGTGCGCTGAGTGGCCGGGTGGCGGTGGCCGGTATGGACGACGCCCGTGCCGCGGCCGTGCTGCAGACGTCGGAGGCGCCGGTCAAGGTGGGCTTTCGGCTCGGCGAACCCGCATCGGGGGAGCTCGGGGTCCGCGACGGCATGCTGGTCGACCGGGCCTTCGCCGCCGGGGACGTGGTGCTGGCGCCGGTGGCGACGCTGCCGGTGTCCGGGCCGGTGGGGATTCTCGATGCGTTGGCGGCGGCGGCGCTGGCGCGCAGTGTCGGCGTGCCGCCGCAGGCGATCGCCGACGCGCTGGCGTCCTTCCAGGTCGGTCGGCATCGCGCCGAACTCGTCGTCGTCGACGGCGGTGTTCGCTACGTCGACGACTCCAAGGCCACCAATCCGCACGCCGCCGAGGCGTCGGTGCTGGCTCACCCCCGGGTGGTCTGGGTCGCCGGTGGGCTGCTCAAGGGCGCCGCGATCGAGCCGACGGTCGCCCGGATCGCCGATCGCCTGGCCGGGGCCATCCTGATCGGCCGGGATCGCGCCGAGGTTGCCAAGGCGTTATCACGACACGCACCGGATGTTCCGGTCGTCCACGTTGTGACAGGCGAGGATGGTGGTATGGCTGATGCTGCTGTGTCTCCAGTTACTCGTGTGGTTCAAGTGGCGGATGGGCTCCAGGAGTCGCTCGGCTCCCGGGTGATGACAGCGGTGGTGGCCGCCGCCCGCGGCTTGGCCCGCCCCGGCGACACGGTGCTGCTGGCACCGGCGGGGGCATCCTTCGACCAGTTCGCCGGCTACGGCGCCCGGGGCGACGCCTTCGCGGCCGCCGCCCGGGCAGCGGCGGGATCGGTGTGA
- a CDS encoding UDP-N-acetylmuramoyl-tripeptide--D-alanyl-D-alanine ligase, with protein MIALTVAQVAEIVGGRLADITPEKAERTIVTGTVEFDSRRITPGALFLALPGARSDGHDHAASAVEAGAVAVLAARPVGVPAIVVSPGDAASDSRSGALEHDDPAGSGAAVLAALAKLAAAVSATLVAGGLKIIGVTGSSGKTSTKDLIAAVLAPLGEVVAPPGSFNNELGHPWTVLRADESTDFLVLELSARHRGNIAALAAIAPPQIAVVLNVGTAHLGEFGSREAIAQTKAELVQAVPESGVAILNVDDSAVAAMADQTVARVVRVSRSAPADVWAGPVVLDELARPRFTLHYGPQGANGVAVALGVSGDHQVSNALCAAAVARECGATPQQVADALAGAGPASRHRMQVSTRADGVIVIDDSYNANPDSMRVALQALAWIARTEPAPGSPTPAGRRRSWAVLGEMAELGEDAISEHDRIGRLAVRLDVSRLIVVGVGRSMGAMLHGAVMEGSWGAEATAVPDVDAALALLRAELQAGDVVLVKASNSAGLTALAQALAADDAGERR; from the coding sequence ATGATCGCGCTGACCGTCGCGCAGGTCGCCGAGATCGTCGGCGGACGGCTGGCCGACATCACCCCCGAGAAGGCCGAGCGCACCATCGTCACCGGCACGGTGGAGTTCGATTCCCGCCGGATCACCCCGGGCGCGCTGTTCCTGGCCCTGCCCGGTGCCCGCTCCGACGGTCACGACCACGCGGCGTCGGCGGTCGAGGCCGGCGCGGTGGCGGTGTTGGCGGCGCGCCCGGTCGGCGTGCCGGCCATCGTGGTCAGTCCCGGAGATGCGGCCTCCGACAGCCGATCCGGTGCCCTCGAACACGACGACCCGGCGGGATCCGGTGCCGCGGTGCTGGCCGCGCTGGCCAAACTGGCCGCCGCGGTCTCGGCCACCCTGGTCGCCGGCGGGCTGAAGATCATCGGCGTGACCGGCTCCTCGGGCAAGACCTCGACCAAGGATCTGATCGCCGCGGTGCTTGCGCCGCTGGGCGAGGTGGTCGCGCCGCCCGGGTCGTTCAACAACGAGCTGGGGCATCCCTGGACGGTGCTGCGGGCCGACGAGAGCACCGACTTCCTGGTGCTGGAGCTCTCGGCGCGTCATCGCGGCAACATCGCGGCGCTCGCGGCGATCGCCCCGCCGCAGATCGCGGTGGTACTCAACGTCGGGACCGCGCACCTGGGTGAGTTCGGTTCGCGCGAAGCGATAGCCCAGACCAAAGCCGAACTGGTCCAAGCTGTTCCAGAGTCCGGTGTGGCGATCCTCAACGTCGACGACTCCGCGGTTGCGGCGATGGCCGACCAGACTGTGGCCCGGGTGGTGCGGGTCAGCCGTTCGGCTCCGGCCGATGTCTGGGCCGGACCGGTGGTGCTCGACGAGCTGGCTCGTCCGCGGTTCACCCTGCACTACGGGCCCCAGGGTGCGAACGGCGTCGCCGTTGCGCTCGGGGTCTCCGGCGATCACCAGGTGAGCAACGCGCTGTGTGCCGCGGCGGTCGCCCGCGAATGCGGCGCCACGCCGCAACAGGTGGCCGACGCCCTGGCCGGGGCCGGACCGGCCTCGCGACACCGGATGCAGGTCAGCACCCGCGCGGACGGCGTGATCGTGATCGACGACTCCTACAACGCCAACCCGGATTCCATGCGGGTGGCGCTGCAGGCGCTGGCCTGGATCGCCCGCACGGAGCCGGCGCCCGGTTCACCCACGCCCGCCGGCAGGCGGCGCAGCTGGGCGGTGCTCGGCGAGATGGCCGAGCTGGGCGAGGACGCGATATCTGAGCATGACCGCATCGGACGGCTCGCGGTGCGCTTAGATGTGTCTCGTCTCATTGTCGTCGGAGTTGGGAGATCGATGGGCGCGATGCTGCACGGCGCGGTCATGGAGGGTTCGTGGGGCGCCGAGGCCACTGCGGTCCCCGACGTCGATGCCGCCCTGGCCCTGTTGCGCGCCGAACTACAGGCCGGAGACGTGGTGCTGGTCAAGGCGTCGAACTCCGCCGGGCTGACTGCGCTGGCGCAGGCACTGGCCGCCGATGACGCAGGAGAGCGCCGATGA